A single window of Deltaproteobacteria bacterium DNA harbors:
- a CDS encoding D-2-hydroxyacid dehydrogenase family protein encodes MKITVLDDYQHAIGPTSAIARLRAKAEVQIFTDKLASEDEIVGKLKGSQAIIPIRERTKFTAALLQKLTDLEYISQTGNHAYHIDMDAATARGIVVSLAPGGNSTTELTFGLMLDVMRRISQSDRAMRNGEWPLVLGYVLKGKTLGILGLGKIGTEVAAIARAFGMKVIAWGPTLTQERAAKSDATFMPLEEVLRSADVVSVHLKLSEQSKNLLNAERLRLMKKSAYLVNTARGAIVDEMALVKILQEKAIAGAALDVFVEEPLPKNHPITKLDNVVITPHLGWPTDSGFQGFAENAVTNILDYMEGKLTRALNPEALKNRR; translated from the coding sequence ATGAAGATTACCGTTCTCGACGACTATCAGCATGCCATCGGGCCGACATCGGCGATCGCCCGACTACGCGCGAAAGCCGAAGTGCAGATTTTTACCGACAAGCTCGCGAGTGAAGATGAAATCGTTGGCAAACTGAAAGGCTCGCAAGCGATCATCCCGATTCGCGAGCGAACCAAGTTTACCGCCGCGCTTTTACAAAAACTTACCGATCTCGAATACATCTCCCAGACCGGCAACCACGCCTACCACATCGATATGGACGCGGCGACTGCGCGCGGCATCGTCGTAAGCTTGGCGCCCGGCGGCAACAGCACCACGGAATTGACCTTCGGCTTAATGCTCGATGTCATGCGGCGCATTTCCCAGAGCGACCGCGCCATGCGCAACGGCGAGTGGCCGCTGGTTTTGGGCTACGTGCTCAAGGGCAAGACGCTGGGCATCTTGGGACTGGGAAAAATCGGCACCGAAGTCGCGGCCATCGCCCGCGCCTTCGGCATGAAAGTGATCGCCTGGGGGCCGACGCTGACGCAGGAGCGCGCGGCGAAATCCGACGCGACGTTCATGCCGTTAGAAGAAGTGCTACGAAGCGCCGACGTGGTCAGCGTGCATTTAAAATTATCCGAACAAAGCAAAAACTTGTTGAACGCCGAACGGCTGCGCTTGATGAAAAAATCGGCTTATCTAGTCAACACCGCGCGCGGCGCGATCGTCGACGAAATGGCGTTGGTAAAAATCCTCCAAGAGAAAGCCATCGCCGGCGCCGCCCTCGATGTCTTCGTCGAAGAGCCGCTGCCGAAGAATCATCCGATCACGAAGTTAGACAACGTCGTCATCACGCCGCACTTAGGCTGGCCCACCGACTCGGGTTTTCAAGGCTTCGCCGAAAACGCCGTGACAAACATTCTCGACTACATGGAAGGCAAACTCACCCGCGCGCTCAACCCAGAAGCGCTAAAGAATCGGCGATAG
- a CDS encoding RidA family protein, translated as MTRKTIQPKSLSDPRPRYSQAIQTSGGKLLFIAGQTASDKDGKVVGKGNIKAQTEQVYANIKAVLKAAGGSIDNLVMTTTYIVDRKYRPGYNEVRMKQYGKNAPTSTLVIVKGLADPDYLIEIEGIAVL; from the coding sequence ATGACACGCAAAACGATCCAACCGAAATCTTTAAGCGACCCGCGCCCGCGCTATTCCCAAGCGATCCAAACCAGCGGCGGCAAGCTGCTCTTCATCGCCGGTCAAACCGCCAGCGACAAAGACGGCAAGGTGGTCGGCAAAGGCAACATCAAAGCCCAAACCGAACAGGTCTACGCCAACATCAAAGCCGTGCTCAAAGCAGCCGGCGGCAGCATCGACAATCTGGTCATGACGACGACCTATATTGTCGACCGGAAATATCGTCCAGGCTACAATGAAGTGCGCATGAAACAGTACGGAAAGAACGCGCCGACCAGCACGCTGGTGATCGTCAAAGGCTTGGCGGATCCGGACTATTTGATCGAGATCGAAGGTATCGCGGTGCTCTAG